A single Oncorhynchus mykiss isolate Arlee chromosome 22, USDA_OmykA_1.1, whole genome shotgun sequence DNA region contains:
- the LOC110501784 gene encoding microtubule-associated protein 2 isoform X9: MADGRQREDTPPQWDPSGAQDPSPPPAHGANGYPPSYRACQPGTAHGAAPPSYTARENGFNGDHAVTAEQVSARIVQEVTAEAVAVLKGEQETRLPSVEDAANLPPSPPPSPAAEHCFGPLDQDVGDEEEEACPLHHFQNSRERCKFLAPSISVSMPEDDPYHSDEEYYDHPLFSPEWDRSVSSRPSVPAAAFRQIQETVEALTDTFEEEEEEEEEEEEEVLMLEEEMEGAAAEIAAALEELWSGDEPELDSPPAEPLEQAEAIGEAHTVPPIQAEAASAAPEGPNGRVEEEEVAEAEGEEESPEEALKMDTDKPDSERSGSLSPDFTEQESPAFLSRDHTAAPLIPKTDMASPSPSLSPLPSNSQSQAKELSKMSILDEPKTVSEKQLESSNLTTEVESSNLTTDSGSGFTTAGDQGQGQGVPSDSNKDKSGMSAYFETSALKPDEGSKGVQAEGYYELSTAGKEKVLGSSSPTVPSPLEINYSMLAQTQSVEEKSDTMGDQKETLPALDRSNECRLSPGKLALDQRSYSLNITIGSMDPSGHGRPRNFSPLATDIMSFTSGSLEESANLPVTTPSVEKEPPPFRPLILETAASVTSDSSSPPHNTATETPGEKTSPQGSESPESPFPPKYYYKNGTVMAPDLPEMLDLAGSRSRLASENTDPEIMRRKSVPVDAQVLGSDSLANLVLGDQSQNQSLAKSESQLEELGYCVFSEYSGPMPSPADLHSPIDSPPQRFTPMALEEKMVEEKLKIDARDKLAEDEKTSQLAESAGSKEKEETKQMGQKDSASEEKDNKKISHENASMENQKDKPASAVKSAESFVTPTVTVTLEEEEKLGDNGPETDAEMAAYERQIRRLEMEDRPLSMEEERELQELREKVKDKFLVHQEAYEEVDAEDVYQLTGVAKDRIGRPVRPSPASSVESTTEEDNVSVTETEKLKQTGGQTTPKKVDIMVMSPSVSVGGSSITEEDKVLVTETEKPKQTGGQTTPTKLDVMATSPSVSGDGVSATEEDTVPVMETEKPKQNGGQTTPTKVDIMVTSPSVSGDGVSTTEEDKVPVMEIEKPKQTGGQTTPTKVDIMVTSPSVSGDGVSTTEEDKVPVMEIEKPKQTGGQTTPTKVDIMVTSPSVSVDGVSTTEEDKISITETEKPKQTGGQTTPTKLNVMVTSPSVSGDGVSTTEEDKVPVTEIEKPKQNGGQTTPTKVDIMVTSPSVSGGVVSTPEEENVPVMEIEKPKQTGGQTTPTKIDVMVTSPSVSGDGVSTTEEENVSVMEIEKPKQTGGQTTPTKIDVMTTSPSVSGCGVSTTEEDDEKVSKEELKEQVVEVKERTMEENKKVEGEEEDTEQAVEPDEIMIKIKPSMPVEKEEEVEKDRMTNKEEEEEEDSKVLAGAGAAVIDVPEPRAAIESVVTVEDDFITVVQTIEEGEEPGHSVRFSAPPEPETPEEEEEESQEVEIMEAASLEEVGDVSEEVLEKELQASPEKEVQLETEGQTESYDRDETTMDDSILDSSWVDTQDLSTVDVDDDMSMAAEQIEPLTADRVPAPPVKKYKTLQQQKQEKQPVKPKAKSGRVRGREGCVSTPERKPVRKETVCIPREDIKKKKAVNKKTELTKKAETRSSPSRKSVLKPTAVRHPSPAQPQPHPCARRKPTVGVPEGRRPLSVARQSRDRASSPPLTKIPTCKTRVVTLLPPRPNSSCSSHTKKNLLGEVELDRPRPSSGGPRDSTTLPRLIYTDGGSQSPKRSSLPRPASVPRPASILSRRIHHQPHDQEESSTSITSSGSTAPRRPTCTQSMRSRSLCTTTRTPGSTAISPGTPPSYSYSCRTPGTPLTPGTPRSRSLLQEKKVALLRTPPKSPATTPKQLRILNQPLPDLKNIKSKIGSTDNIKYQPKGGQIQILNKKLDFSHVQSKCGSKDNMKHSPRGGHVQIQTKKIDLSHVTSKCGSLDNIRHRPGGGNVRIESVKLDFKDKAQPKVGSLDNAHHTPGGGHIMIESHKLLFRDMAKARVDHGAEIIVTQSPEMGMSGTVSPHRDSHLSSSGSINLLESPQLATLAEDVTAALAKQGL; the protein is encoded by the exons CAAG ATgtaggggatgaggaggaggaggcctgcCCTCTCCACCACTTCCAAAATTCTCGGGAGAGGTGCAAGTTCCTCGCCCCCTCCATCTCTGTGTCTATGCCCGAGGATGACCCCTACCACTCTGACGAGGAATACTATGATCACCCCTTGTTCAGCCCTGAGTGGGATCGCTCGGTCTCCTCTCGGCCCTCAGTGCCGGCCGCTGCCTTTAGACAGATCCAAG AGACCGTCGAGGCTCTTACAGACACattcgaggaggaggaggaggaggaggaggaggaggaggaagaggtgttgatgttggaggaggagatggaagggGCAGCAGCAGAAATCGCAGCAGCTCTTGAGGAGCTGTGGAGTGGGGATGAGCCTGAGCTGGACAGCCCCCCAGCCGAGCCCTTAGAGCAGGCAGAGGCCATAGGCGAGGCCCATACTGTGCCACCCATACAGGCCGAGGCAGCTAGTGCCGCCCCAGAAGGCCCTAacgggagggtggaggaggaggaggtggcagaggctgagggggaggaggagagtccTGAGgaag CCTTGAAGATGGACACGGACAAACCAGACAGCGAGAGGAGTGGATCCCTCAGCCCAGACTTCACTGAACAAGAGAGTCCAGCTTTCCTCAGCAGGGACCACACAGCAGCACCCCTGATCCCCAAAACGGACATggcttccccttccccttctctGTCCCCTTTACCTTCAAACAGCCAGAGCCAAGCCAAAGAGCTTAGCAAAATGTCTATACTGGATGAACCTAAAACAGTCTCAGAGAAGCAGCTTGAGTCCAGTAACCTCACGACGGAGGTTGAGTCCAGTAACCTCACGACGGATTCAGGGTCTGGGTTCACTACAGCTGGAGACCAAGGTCAAGGACAAGGGGTCCCATCTGACTCTAACAAAGACAAATCGGGCATGTCAGCTTATTTCGAGACTTCGGCCCTGAAGCCAGACGAGGGATCCAAGGGGGTTCAAGCAGAAGGTTATTATGAACTGAGCACCGCAGGAAAAGAGAAGGTCTTAGGGAGCAGTTCCCCAACAGTTCCGTCACCCCTTGAGATCAACTACAGCATGCTGGCACAAACACAGTCAGTGGAGGAGAAATCAGACACGATGGGAGATCAAAAGGAGACCTTACCGGCCCTGGACAGGAGTAACGAATGTAGGCTGTCTCCTGGGAAGCTGGCCCTGGATCAAAGAAGCTACTCTCTCAACATTACGATTGGATCGATGGATCCCAGTGGTCATGGACGACCTAGAAACTTCTCCCCACTGGCCACGGATATCATGTCTTTTACCAGCGGCAGTCTGGAGGAGTCTGCCAATCTCCCAGTCACCACCCCATCTGTGGAGAAGGAGCCACCACCCTTCCGTCCCCTGATCCTGGAGACGGCAGCCTCAGTCACGTCCGACTCTTCATCTCCTCCCCACAACACAGCAACAGAGACCCCTGGTGAAAAGACCAGCCCCCAGGGGTCAGAGTCCCCAGAATCACCCTTCCCACCCAAATACTACTACAAAAACGGGACAGTCATGGCTCCTGACCTACCTGAAATGCTGGACCTTGCGGGAAGCAGGTCTAGACTGGCTTCTGAGAACACTGACCCTGAGATCATGAGGAGGAAGTCTGTCCCTGTGGACGCCCAAGTCCTTGGCAGCGACTCCCTGGCTAACCTGGTTCTGGGGGACCAGAGTCAGAACCAGAGTCTTGCCAAGAGTGAGAGCCAGCTGGAGGAGTTGGGTTACTGTGTGTTCAGTGAGTACTCAGGGCCCATGCCTTCCCCTGCTGACCTCCATAGTCCCATTGACTCCCCGCCCCAGCGCTTTACCCCTATGGCTCTGGAGGAAAAGATGGTGGAGGAGAAACTGAAAATCGATGCCAGAGACAAACTAGCCGAAGACGAGAAGACCAGTCAGTTAGCTGAGAGCGCCGGTTCCAAAGAAAAAGAAGAAACCAAACAAATGGGACAGAAGGATTCAGCTTCAGAGGAAAAAGACAACAAAAAGATCAGCCATGAAAATGCTTCCATGGAAAACCAAAAAGATAAACCAGCTTCAGCTGTGAAGTCAGCCGAGTCCTTTGTAACTCCTACAGTGACGGTTAccctggaagaggaggagaagctAGGAGACAACGGACCCGAGACAGATGCTGAGATGGCTGCCTATGAGAGGCAGATCCGCCGGCTGGAGATGGAGGACAGGCCCCTGAGCATGGAGGAGGAGCGGGAGCTGCAGGAGCTCAGGGAGAAAGTGAAGGACAAGTTCCTGGTGCACCAGGAGGCATACGAGGAGGTGGATGCTGAAGACGTCTACCAACTGACTGGAGTTGCCAAGGACAGGATCGGCAGGCCCGTTAGGCCCTCCCCAGCCTCCTCTGTGGAGagtaccacagaagaagacaatgTTTCAGTTACGGAGACAGAGAAACTTAAACAGACGGGAGGTCAGACAACGCCAAAGAAGGTTGACATCATGGTGATGTCTCCATCTGTGTCAGTTGGTGGTTCGAGCATCACAGAAGAAGACAAGGTTTTAGTTACGGAGACAGAGAAACCTAAGCAGACAGGAGGTCAGACAACACCAACAAAGCTTGACGTCATGGCAACGTCTCCATCTGTGTCAGGTGATGGTGTAAGCGCCACAGAAGAAGACACGGTTCCTGTTATGGAGACAGAGAAACCTAAACAGAATGGAGGTCAGACAACGCCAACGAAGGTTGACATCATGGTGACTTCTCCATCTGTGTCAGGTGATGGTGTgagcaccacagaagaagacaaggTTCCAGTTATGGAAATAGAGAAACCTAAACAGACGGGAGGTCAGACAACACCAACCAAGGTTGACATCATGGTAACTTCTCCATCTGTGTCAGGTGATGGTGTgagcaccacagaagaagacaaggTTCCAGTTATGGAAATAGAGAAACCTAAACAGACGGGAGGTCAGACAACACCAACCAAGGTTGACATCATGGTGACTTCTCCGTCTGTGTCAGTTGATGGTGTgagcaccacagaagaagacaagaTTTCAATTACGGAGACAGAGAAACCTAAACAGACGGGAGGTCAGACAACACCAACAAAGCTTAACGTCATGGTGACGTCTCCCTCTGTGTCAGGTGATGGTGTgagcaccacagaagaagacaaggTTCCAGTTACGGAAATAGAGAAACCTAAACAGAATGGAGGTCAGACAACACCAACCAAGGTTGACATCATGGTGACTTCTCCATCTGTGTCAGGTGGTGTTGTGAGCACCCCAGAAGAAGAAAATGTTCCAGTTATGGAAATAGAGAAACCTAAACAGACGGGAGGTCAGACAACGCCAACAAAGATTGACGTCATGGTGACGTCTCCCTCTGTGTCAGGTGATGGTGTgagcaccacagaagaagaaaatgtTTCAGTTATGGAAATAGAGAAACCTAAACAGACGGGAGGTCAGACAACGCCAACAAAGATTGACGTTATGACGACGTCTCCATCTGTGTCAGGTTGTGGTGTGAGCACCACAGAAGAAGATGACGAGAAAGTTAGCAaagaggagctgaaggagcaggttGTAGAGGTCAAAGAGAGGACCATGGAAGAAAATAAaaaggtagagggggaggaggaggatacaGAGCAGGCAGTGGAACCAGATGAAATCATGATAAAGATAAAACCATCAATGCCtgtagagaaagaagaggaggttgAGAAGGATAGAATGACAaacaaggaggaagaggaggaggaagatagcaAAGTTCTGGCAGGGGCAGGAGCAGCGGTGATTGATGTTCCAGAACCCAGAGCTGCCATAGAGTCAGTGGTGACTGTAGAAGATGACTTCATCACTGTAGTCCAGACCATCGAAGAGGGTGAGGAGCCAGGACACAGCGTGCGGTTTTCCGCTCCGCCCGAGCCTGAGacaccagaggaggaggaggaggagtcccAGGAGGTGGAGATCATGGAGGCAGCTAGTCTAGAGGAGGTGGGGGATGTCTCAGAGGAGGTCCTTGAGAAGGAGTTGCAGGCCTCCCCAGAGAAGGAGGTGCAGTTGGAGAccgagggacagacagagagctacGACAGAGACGAGACCACCATGGACGACTCCATCCTAGACAGCTCTTGGGTCGATACTCAAG ATCTCTCCACTGTCGATGTGGATGATGACATGAGCATGGCTGCCGAGCAGATCGAGCCCCTGACAGCCGACCGGGTCCCAGCCCCACCAGTCAAGAAGTACAAGACTCTCCAGCAGCAGAAGCAGGAAAAGCAGCCAGTGAAGCCCAAGGCTAAAAGCGGGCGTGTGAGGGGGCGCGAGGGGTGCGTCTCCACCCCTGAACGTAAACCCGTCCGCAAGGAGACTGTCTGTATCCCCAGGGAAGACATCAAGAAGAAAAAAG CCGTGAACAAGAAGACTGAGCTGACTAAGAAAGCAGAGACGCGCTCCTCTCCATCCCGGAAGAGTGTGTTAAAGCCTACTGCGGTCCGACACCCAAGTCCCGCCCAGCCCCAACCCCACCCCTGTGCTAGGAGGAAACCTACAG TGGGTGTACCAGAAGGTCGTCGGCCCCTCAGTGTAGCTAGACAGTCTCGGGACAGAGCCTCA TCACCACCATTAACAAAGATCCCAACCTGTAAAACGCGAGTGGTCACCCTCCTGCCCCCCCGCCCTAACTCGTCCTGCTCCTCCCACACTAAAAAGAACTTGCTGGGGGAGGTGGAGCTTGATAGGCCCCGCCCCTCCTCAGGTGGGCCTCGTGACTCTACCACACTACCCAGACTGATATACACG gaTGGCGGTTCGCAGAGCCCAAAAAGGTCGTCCCTGCCCCGGCCTGCTTCTGTCCCGCGGCCTGCCTCTATCCTCAGCCGGCGTATCCACCACCAACCACATGACCAGGAGGAGAGCTCCACCTCTATCACCAGCTCCGGCTCTACCGCACCCCGTAGACCCACGT GCACACAGTCGATGCGTTCCCGTTCGCTGTGCACCACAACCCGCACCCCAGGGTCCACAGCCATCTCCCCGGGGACTCCTCCCAGCTATAGCTACTCCTGCCGCACACCTGGGACCCCTCTCACCCCTGGCACACCCCGTTCTCGAAGCCTGCTGCAGGAGAAGAAG GTGGCTCTGCTCCGCACCCCTCCCAAGTCACCTGCTACCACTCCCAAACAGCTCCGCATCCTTAACCAGCCCCTTCCCGACCTCAAGAACATCAAGTCCAAGATCGGCTCCACAGACAACATCAAGTACCAGCCCAAGGGGGGACAG ATTCAGATTTTAAACAAGAAGCTGGACTTCAGTCACGTACAGTCAAAATGCGGATCCAAGGATAACATGAAGCATTCTCCTCGTGGAGGCCAT GTGCAGATTCAGACCAAGAAGATTGACCTGAGTCACGTGACCTCCAAGTGTGGATCGCTGGACAACATCCGCCACCGGCCAG GGGGAGGTAACGTGCGCATAGAGAGTGTGAAGCTGGACTTTAAAGACAAGGCCCAGCCCAAGGTGGGTTCCCTGGATAATGCACACCACACCCCTGGTGGAGGCCACATTATG ATCGAAAGCCACAAGCTGTTGTTCCGTGATATGGCCAAGGCCCGGGTGGACCACGGGGCGGAGATCATTGTGACCCAGTCTCCGGAAATGGGCATGTCAGGGACGGTGTCCCCCCACCGCGACAGCCACCTGTCCTCCTCTGGCAGCATCAACTTGCTGGAGTCTCCACAGCTAGCCACTCTAGCTGAAGACGTCACCGCCGCCCTGGCCAAGCAGGGCTTGTGA